In Orcinus orca chromosome 15, mOrcOrc1.1, whole genome shotgun sequence, the DNA window AGCAcgacgtggccaaaaaagaaaaaaaaattacagcactACGTTCCGCCAAGTTCTGGGGATTCTTGGTCTGGACAGAGGTTGGGGGCCTCACACGTACCCTGTGGGCTGAGTGGCAGAGGAGAGGCAGATGGGAGCTCTGACTTATGTTCTGATCGCGCCTTTAGGGCCTCCAGACGGTTATCCAGAGGGACTTCTTTCCTGATGTGGAGAAGCTGCAGGCACAGAAGGAGTACCTGGAGGCCGAGGAGAATGGAGACCTGGAACGGATGCGCCAGATCGCCATCAAGTTTGGCTCTGCCCTGGGCAAGATGTCCCGAGAGCCCCCTCCGCCCTGTAAGAGGAGTCCTgtgggggggcgggaggggactCCCGCTGAACTGTTGCTTCAGGCTCCCTCCAATCCCCatcccctctcttcccccagaTGTGACTCCAGCCACATTTGAAACCCCTGAGGTGCACACAGGCACCGGGGTGGTGGGCAGTAAGGCCCCAGGCCGGGGCCACAGCCTGGAGGACGGTGATGGTGAGTGAGCGCCCCATTTCCCTCACGCTGTTGGGTTTGCCTGGGGACCTTGTCTGTGGGGCCCTGGGGTGCTCAGGGGAAGGCTGCTTCTTGTCCCTGAGGGTCTCTCCTTAAAGGGCAACCCATGGGGTCTAAGAGGCAGAAGATCTGGGTTCAGCTCCCAAACATGGGGGTCATCTGAGCCTCCAGCCCTCCTCCGTGGCATGGGAATCTCGCCTCCCCTCTTGCTGGCCTGCTCACTCTACCAACCTCTGTCGGGGGGGGCGTCATGAGCCTGGGGCGGGGGCTCCTTCCCTCACTGCTTCCTTCAGAtgcctcagggcctctgcactTGCTTCTCCTGAGCTGGTCGCCCCCTGTGGGTGACTGCATGGctgctccttctcttccttcagatctctgctcagATGCTGCCTATCAGGgaaccttccctgacctcccagcGCAGTCACTCACCCTGTTCTCTGTGATTTGCCACCTGGCTCTGTTTTCTTGCTGGAGGACACGCCAGTTTAAAAGGCGTTTCTGTTTGTTTACCATTTCTCCCTCCACAAAAGCAGGTCCTTTTGCTCTCGTCTGCATGCCCTGCACCTAGGGTGTGCCTGGGCCTCCGGGTCTCCAACACGCTTACTGGAGTGTAAAGATTCATCCTGACTTTTCTGGGGAGCCTTCCCCAGAAGGAGCATCTTGGGCCCTGTGAACAGTGTGCCGTGGGCCTCCTCTCAGTCGGTGCTTCATCAGGGGtggacatgtgtgtgtgtagatggcCATGAGCTGCTCTCTACTAGCGTCGCATCCACAGTGTGCTCCGCTGGCACTGGTGCCCTGTGCGAACACATGTGTGACGTTTTCTGCTCCAGAACCCAGCCTCCTGCCAGTCACAGCGCGTCCTGTGTGTCCTCAGAGCGTGGTTCTCCATTGCGATGTGGCTCGAGAATCACAGACTGTTGGCAGATTCCTTTCCTTTGAATCCCCCTTATTTTTCGGTAAATGCAGGAATCCCCTGAGTAACCTGAGCGTAGGCGCCACGTAGTTCACGGTTGCAGGCGAGGGGACTGAGGCTCAGGAGGGCAGTAACCTCTGCAGGTCCCAGAGCTTTTGGTGGCGGGACGGGGTCTGAGTGCCCACCTTTCTGACACTCGTCTTGACCTTTTAGGCACAGTGCTTTGCACACTGCCTGGCAGGTGGTAGGGGGTGGAGTAGAGGCCCTCCCCTGTTGTCCTCACTGCATCTGCACTGCTGTATGCAGTGCTGCACCACCTCAGCGGGCTGCCCTGGCAGCGGCCAGGGCGGCCCGGGGTGTGGCCCAGTGCCTGTTAGGTGCCTACCCGCCCACTGCTAGATAATACAGGGTCCTTGCCATCAGGTCCGCTAGCAGGTCACGAGGCTTAGGTGACAGTCATCCCCCTGTAGCACAGATACCAAGAAGGGAGGGAATCAGGATAAGGGACAGGGGGACAGTCCAGGGTTTTGGAGGCAGGACCTACAGGACAGGCACTGTTTTGGTGTGGGAGGACCCCCTGTGATCGTGCTGCTCTAACGCCCGACGCCCCCTCCCGGCCTGAGTCAGAGTGCACTCTTCACTGCTATGCAGCAGCTGGGAAGGGCCCCTGGGGGCTCCCTGGGCAGCTGGGGGAGTTGATTCCCCCCAAGGGGGTGTTGTCTGGCAGTGTGGGTTCTCACAGACAAACCCACGACCAGAGGCAGGGTTCCTGGGACTGAGTGACTGCATGATGGTTTCATGTCACCTGCCCACACCCCtgcacaggagaggccacagaggaggaggaaagggaaccccttCCCAGCCTGGACGTCTTCCTGAGCCGGTACACAAGTGAGGACAATGCCTCCTTCCAGGAGATCATGGAGGTGGCCAAGGAGAAGAGCCGGGCGCGCCACGCATGGCTCTACCAGGCCgaggaggagtttgagaaggtgCCCTGGTGCAGGGTCAGCGGTACCCACTCGGGGTGGGAGtccccagggccagggcccagggccgGGGGTCCTCCCTGACCCGCGCTCCCTCCATGACGCAGAGGCAGAAGGATAATCTCGCGCTCCCGTCGGCAGAGTGCCAAGCCGTGGAGAGTGGCCAGGCTGGTGTGGACACCTGGAAGTACAAGGCCAAGAACTCCCTCATGTACTACCCAGAGGGTGAGCGGCGGGCCGGGCGGGGGCGCAGGCTGGGGCCGGAGGTTTGGATTGGTTTTTGGGAGTGTGTGACTGTGCCCCTTGTACTCTGGGCCTTTGGGGGTCCCGGTCCGTTTCAGGGCAGGCAGGTTCACCTGCGGAGTCTGCGCGGTCGTGTGGCTCCCCCAGCTGAATTCAGGCTGTGCTCCGTGGGGaaccagctcctctccctcaggccCTGAGCGAGGGGCAGGGGGCCTGCTCACCCTGACGCTGAGGTGATTCTGCTCCCACTGCCAGGCGTCCCTGATGAAGAGCAGCTCTTTAAGAAGCCACGGCAGGTGGTGCATAAGAACACCCGCTTCCTCAGGGACCCCTTTAGCCAGGCCCTCAGCAGGTCCCAGCTGCAGCAGGCCGCTGCCCTCAACGCCCAGGTGAGGGACCGGGCCAGCGGG includes these proteins:
- the ESS2 gene encoding splicing factor ESS-2 homolog isoform X1, which translates into the protein METPGPAVRAVLVPAASGTRRKRAAGEAGAPTSRQRVLDEEEYIEGLQTVIQRDFFPDVEKLQAQKEYLEAEENGDLERMRQIAIKFGSALGKMSREPPPPYVTPATFETPEVHTGTGVVGSKAPGRGHSLEDGDEPSLLPVTARPVCPQSVVLHCDVARESQTVGRFLSFESPLFFGEATEEEEREPLPSLDVFLSRYTSEDNASFQEIMEVAKEKSRARHAWLYQAEEEFEKRQKDNLALPSAECQAVESGQAGVDTWKYKAKNSLMYYPEGVPDEEQLFKKPRQVVHKNTRFLRDPFSQALSRSQLQQAAALNAQHKQGKVGPDGKELIPQESPRVGGFGFIATPSPAPGVNESPLMTWGEVENTPLRVEGSETPYVDRTPGPAFKILEPGRRERLGLKMANEAAAKNRAKKQEALRRATENLASLTPKGLSPAMSPALQRLVSRTASKYTDRALRASYTPSPARSTHLKTPAGGPQTPTSTPAPGSATHTPLSQDPACITDNLLQLPARRKASDFF